The following nucleotide sequence is from Citrus sinensis cultivar Valencia sweet orange chromosome 6, DVS_A1.0, whole genome shotgun sequence.
tatgagattaaataaatacttataaCCATTAGATAAGTCATACTAAACATGTACTTCCTTATTCTTAAGCTAACTTGAGTATCAGAATACTAGCGCATACCAGAATCACGGACCTCCACGAACAAGGAACCAGAAGCAAGGATGATAATTCACTCAATATGCATTTGAAGGTAAAATGCAACTACAAAGGGAACGGAAGCTTTGGTGCTGTATTAAGATCAATATACCCAAAATACATTACATTTAAATACAATCCGAGTAACCAAACGCACCCAATTGGTTTTCGgcttatataatttattaaagttatGATATAAGTTGTTGGTATCTTACTCTTAACTAAGGTTTTAGGATATAAACCTTCATCCATTACACAAATACTGACTTAGGCATCGAAGATATTCAAGTTCTCtttgttttcaagtttttgtTCTCAAGTTGAAGATATCCAAGCTCTAAGTGCTCAACATCACCTCAAAACTCCTTTGGAACATCGCCAGAATCTCATAAACCTCAAAATTCAGCCcaattttctcaaattattttggtaatCTTCATTATGACTGCACTCCTGAGCTTTGACGGTGTTGACAATCCTCTTTACTTTGCAAATCATTATCGTTTTAGCTAAAGCgaaattaattcataatctTGTaggtaataattaattcacaATCTTGTAGGTAATCTCATTTATATAAAAGAATCTCGtgtatatacatacacacaataaaatttttgtcctCCTAGCTATTTTCGTGAGTATAGCCATGGACTAAGATTATGTAGGAGTTTTATGGGAAGAAGGTTAAAATCAATAAACTAAAATTGCTTTAATCTTAAGTTGTTTAACAAGTCTATTTAGAATCAGTTAAAAGTTTTgcttaattcaaataatatagGCCAATAACATTTCGAAAATTTCGGATGTGATTGGCATTGAATTATTCTAGCTAGATTTTTGgtagtaaaaagaaagaaaattgtaaCCATATAAAACTTTCTAACCATAATGAAACTTAATATTTGTTTGGAAGGAGAGGCATCTTTGGAAACAAAACCAATGAAAAacgatcaaatttaaaaatagcaAAACAAACATAGACAATTGAGCAGTATATATGATGCACGCAGAGAGCTGCAAATGGGAAATAtaaccaaaagaaataaacaaaatacacAATAATTTAAGCTAGACATTCAAAGGCATAGCCAACCCCTTTTTGTGTAAAAGGATAACCATGGCGTCGCCTTTGAAAGCATTGTCATCAGCAGCTGTGTTGATGCTGCTTTTAGCTGCTGCTACATTGCCCAATTTTGGTGAAAGTCACCAACAACAAAATGGGGGAAAACATCGCGGACGTCGTCATCATCACAGACACAACAAGCCTTGGGTTCCTCATCACAAGGGACATCAACATAAAAGGAAGCCAGTGCATGAACAGCCACAGCCAGTACAGCCACAACCACACCCAGCACAGCCGGTAGAGCCGGTACAGCAACAGCCGCAGCCAGTACAGCCACAGCCAGTGCAGTCGCAGCCACAGCTACAGCCGCAGCCAGTCCAGCCGATGCCTGTGGAGCACCTTCCCCCGGTACTACCTGGAGTGCCTATTGCAAAACCAACACATCCAGAACTTTCTTCCGCTGATAGAGAAGCACATGAACATGATTTCAAGCCTGGCCCGTGGAAACATGCTCATGCCACCTTTTACACCGGAGACACCGGATCATTTGGTGGAGCTTGTGGTTACTCGGATGTTACAAGAGAAGGATACGGTGAGGGAACAACAGCTTTGAGCACAACTTTGTTTCACAATGGGGCAGCTTGTGGTGCTTGTTTTGAGATCAAATGTATTGACGACCCTAAATCTTGCATTCCCGGGCAACCATCTCTCTTTGTCACAGCCACAAACTTTTGCCCACCAAATTTCCATCAAGACGCTAACGATGGCGGTTGGTGCAATCCACCGCGTGAACATTTTGATATTGCTTATCCGGCATTCAAACACATTGCTGAGTACAAGGCTGGCATTGTTCCTGTTGCATATCGTAGGGTTTCATGCAAGAAGCAAGGAGGTATCAAGTTTACCATTACTGGCACTCAACACTGGACTCTAGTCACAATATGGAACGTAGGTGGTGCTGGAGATATATCACACGTCGAAGTGAAGGGTGATAACAAGTTGAATTGGACACCATTGCATAAAAATTGGGGTTCAAAATGGCAAACAAGTTGCAGCCTTGAAGAAGAGAGCCTCACTTTTAAAGTTACCACAAGTGATGGCAGATTCGTTATCTCACCGAATGTTACCCCAAACAAGTATTGGAAATATGGCCAGACTTTTGAGGGCCTCAACTTCCGCTAATTGAATTCAATTCCTTCCTCCATTCTTCTTCCATGGATTCATCGATTTGGCTCGGAGCTAGGGTGATTCTTCAGCCAAATAGCAAAATGTCATGTCTAATCAATAGTTCTACATGCATATTCCCGGataacaaatattttcaaataaggTCGATGTTTCACCaatttacttttctttatTCATTGTATTAGAAGGAGGACAACtcctttttgtatttttatttttcatttttgtaacGTGAGTTGTTTGTTCTACCTCAGTTCATTATTGCTGTTATTTACATTAAACAAGTTTAATTGTTTCATCTAATTTTGACAATAGACcccttatcattttactttttgaTGCTTGATGTGTTGTGAAAATAAGTAATTGGTAGCTGCAAATATCAACTAGTTTTGCCCATTATTGGATAACTCTTTGATGCTCCTGGAGTAATGCCCCTTAAATATTCACTGCTTGACATATATGTATGCAAGTTATCATGATTGGTTGAGTCATACACATGACAAGCAATGATTGTTTAGGAACGGTGCTCTAAAAATACTCAAGACTTCTCCGTGTGTGTCGCAAGTCTAATTTAGtcatctttaaattaaattgaaagttAAGCTGAATTTTAATCCCCATTTTTGTGGGATTCTTCCCTtgttttttatccaaaatttcaaaaaattgatCCTAGCTAGTTTTTCCTTCACGTTCTTTTCGTTTGGACGctctaaatttgaatttttgattgCCGGTGGATTGTCGCCAATCCAACGGAAGTGGCGGTCTCGCCGGCCGTCATCATCATGACGTTGGTAAGTCAGCACCATTAAGTTTACttacagaaaaaagaaatagtattcactatttttttttttttgagttggactattggcacccctctaatTTCCTCATTGAAccccttttttaattatatttattttatttccgaAAATACCCCTTTTTTTAGATACgcttttttaaattctcatttttcatttgatttattttattgttaaaactcaaagtattattgtgctatttttttaattattttcaattttattattaccctacacacaaattaaaaagttgtaTGGGTGATAAGTTTTTTAGTATTAATCATTGGTTGAAATAacacatatttcaaattataatttcaaagcaattttaagtataaatatttaatcaataagaaatcaaaagagaacaatatattattctaaatttatacaatttattttaattagatagGAAGTaacatatagatttttttttttgaaaaatattgattatgaattaagtaatttgctgggaaaaaaaatctatgtgtttaattttcaattatccttaattgtaattttatttaaagtgaGGTTTTATGAGAATAATGTAGGGGTGCTAATAGctctactcttttttttttatacatatcAATGTAATGAGACTTGTTATGCAGATTTTTTATTCCATTGAATATGTTGTAGATTTTGcatatcttttgatttttttcgtttattttaattgacaCGTTAGTCGCGGCTAAttgattctttattttatttttggtttacGTTCAAGTAAATTGATATGATTAAAATGAGtcattcaaaaaataagaaaaatagtgTTAAAGAACTCAGAATGGGAATGAGCTAGAGAGTGTTTGTCTGTTGAAAAGTTAGAATTCAACAAGACGCCGAGTTCATATTCACCAGTTAATTTAGATCATAACCATGAATTGGCTAAACCTAAAGAAAGACAATTCTTAGAATCAGTAGAATGCTGAAATGAATATAAACTTTTATACCCTTGCCTTGCATTTCTAAGTAAACACATGCATAAGGTAAAAATTCGATTTATTACTGACGGCCTCTAACTTGATTCAAGCCATTGCAACTTGCTACCTTTCCCTCAGCTCAAGATTTGAACCTTCCTGCACACACGTACGTAATtgggagagagagaaagagagagagagaggaaaagagaTGGTGCACTACACCGTTGCCTTAGTTCTTTGAACAATGAACTCCCAATGGGCTGAAGACACTTACATATTGTGGTTGAGTGTAGATCCTTCAtgttttagtacaaaattttcattatgagttaaaataacacaattaaatGTTATATTTGTTCGTAAAACAATTAGAATGATTTAGATAGTCTAGAATATGTGAGAAATAAATCTAAGGCAGAAAAGTAATAGATACACATGGTGCCGTCATTTAGTTCTATggtatattattcttttttcctaAGATAGATAGCTGTTTCTTTGCACTACATGCAATTTGTGTTGTTACCACACAAAATTCTGctgtatattatatttttacttatttaagaTTGCTTGTGTGATGGAATTGCTACATCTATTTTGAGTTGCTTATAGGATGTATTTTACTAACTCATTTCAGTgcgtgttttttttttaatactcaTATATTACAATTAGAGCTCAATTAATATGTACAATTAGAAATCAGTTAGGACTCTCCTTAATGATCTTAtagattataaaaaatgagggagaatctcaaaagaaaaagaaaaaaataaatgaaaatttatcttaactttaaatttttacttcaCTAATTTTTACGTGGTAGCGTCACGTGttattgaattattgattTAGAGCACCAAGTTAATGCTGGGCTAGTGTTCCTGAAGCATAGAAGACCTTCTGCTTAACaactatcattaaaatttaaaagtgcATAGAATATCTGGCttgattttcaaaatgtaTTAGTTTATCTCTTAATATAGgctctttttttatataggctctttttttttttttctccattctAAGAGAGAAACGAAATAACCTCACCACCTCAGGCCTCAgcactaaatttattatttaaaaaattagcgAGACCCATAAGAGAATACACGCTCCACCATTGTGACAGCATCATTCGACATTGTCTCATATAATGTTCtttctctttaaaatttttatgtgtgTATAATTTCTTGTCATCTGTTagtattaattgattttactttttatcattaacGTGATGGAATACTCTTATTCAACCTATTAATAAATGATAGGTAAAATGCCTGGTTACTAGGATGGGTAAAAGAGTCCAAGTCAGCCAGACCTGCAAACTTTAGAGCCGCCCGCATTTTGAGGCCATTGACATGTGCCGAAAATTTCAACGTCTGCTATAAATAAGCTTGGTTTAGAGCTTATGGGaaaaatggggaaaaaaagaaaccagactttataaattataaattaaatgaattcaatttataatttatatgcaTTGTTTGTAGTTTATTATATtgagttattaatatttaatgtatTGAACAATTAATCTATTATATATTGAATGCTCaagtattcttttttttttttaaatttataaaaagtcCAAGCCCGACCCAAACCCATCTAAGGCCAGCCAATACCCACTACGCGTGCTAGTTCAATcagaatgaaaatgattttcatacAAATATGACACGTGACATGTTTACAGAACTGTTCAGACGTGTAAAACGACTCCCGCGGAAATCGAACAAATCCCACCACCTTACAGATGCTACATATATTACGaccaaaatttagaataaCAAAACAGGAAAGCCAAAACCCTCTTTCAACTCTACATGGTTTGAGcagcaaagaaaagaaaacgaaATTGTTAAATACACTTTGAAGAAGGTCACATTTGTTCGCTCCTACGCCTTTTTGGTTTTGGCAGTATGGTATTAGTGTCATCGGTGAAGCACATATTCGTCTTGAAAGGCACCAAGTATTCTATTTATCAGAAGTTGCCGCTCGGCATTACATCCAAGCATGTATATCACTTgattttttctgtttcttccTTTTCCTTCTTTCGGCTTTTGTCTCAGTCATTGCTTCTAAACGTTTTGATTGCCGTGATCTGATTTCTTGCAACTTTGCCTTTGCGTCTCGAAAGAGTGCATCTGACCTCAACGCCATCAATTGCTGAATTGAAAGacaaatacaataaataaagtcATGCCTTCGTTTCTCATATAAATTAGCcgaaactaaaaataataacaataacaacaaattaaaaacagaTTCAAGCACCTTAAGATGATCCATTGCAGCAAGATTGAAACCCAGAGTATCTTTGCATTCCTGATACAAGTTTGAAACAAGTCAGTTAAGGATCAAGTTACTTAGCTTTAATCCTAATCCAATAAATAGGTTTCCTTGACAATCCAACATTATTGCTATAGTTTAGAAAATCTCAGATATAAATAATAGACATCAAGCGAAATTTTGCCCTGTTTGGTACGGTGGCTGGCAGCTTAAGCTACAGCACTTAATTTGGAAGCTAAGTTGATTTTATCCCACAATTGATGAAAAGTCTATAAtatctttactattttttatcccacacaataaaaataaactttttctCCATAGCCGCAGCTCTTTTCCGACAGCAGCCGTAGCTTTTATGCCACTTTACCTTAATactaaacaagaaatatatcaaTCTGGTTGGTTTGGCCACTAGTAATGGAGCCAAAAACAGGTCAAGAGTTTGAAACCTCCTCACACCAACCATGGAAGGGGATTAGTTTAATTTGGAGTGAGATGAAAATAAGTGTGTATATGGTTACTAACAGTGCACCGATGAGGCAAGAATTTAGTCTAAATTGGTTGGAATATATCTAGCAAGCATCCCTACAAACATTCTACTCAATTTTCATTGCTTTGCATCATAGAAATTCTACTGTTCTGTTCAGCGTTCACCTAGTAAAACTCGATTTGCATTGTAGAAAGAAATGGCTATTATTACCTTGACTCTTGCATATAGAATGTCTTTGAGAACAGTCAACGCAGGTCTGGCAGATGGGGTAGTAATTAACTGATGATGATGTACCTGCAACAGCACCGTAGCAACCCTGCAAACAAGCTCAACCTgcacaaatattaaaacatcGTTACATCTACCTGGATAAACACAGgctataaaaatgatattgcaagaaatgaagaaattaatcttaaaattacAGCAAAAACAGAAAGATGCACCTGCAGAATTCTccaaaatacacacacacgcaAACACACACTGGCATTCCAAGTTATTACTTGCATTCCCACGGGCAAGGCAGAAAACTTCATAGTAAGATATTGACATTTTATCCTTTCTTCCATAACATACAGAAATATTTGAAGGCAAGAGAATATCCATTGGTagcaaagaaaaattcataagTGTGCCAATTATCAAATACAGAGACAGCGAGAAAGAGAATAGGCAGGAaagatattagaaaaaaagaaataaataacaatatgcGATTGATTCACCAGCAAATATGCTGGTGTTTCTTCTGCTTATCTATAGGTAGAAATAGAAGAACCTTATCAGGATTTGAAGTCCAATCCTTCAGGTAAGACAGAAGCTTCAAAGCATCTGAGAATGGTAAAGCCTgcaccaaaataaaaataaaaattcaactgCACATTAGGAATTTAGGACAAACAATCAGTAAGGAAAACTGAATGTTTCAGATGATCCTAGAATAATCATATAACACCCTATACTTTCCAATAATGAGAACTGATCTTTTGGCACACAAAGATTTTAGACttcaagaaatcaaataagattcaaatttttcttgtttttcagTTGTCGTTTGTCCTAATTAGTAAATAGTTTCCACAGGAGTATATCTCCATTTGACAGGCAAACAATATTTTCAATACTTTGTTCACTATGAGAATATCCggaaaagtgaaataaaactaaactCTCGTTAATCCTGCAAAATATCGTGAATCTGATACTTTAGATCTTGTTTACGTAATGAATACTGAGAAACATGAAAATATCAACCAGGAATTTATTCAATTGGTATAATATTGCAACTCTACTCAAAATGCTCCACTGGcccttatttatatttattatgatGAGTCAAATAATAATCACCAATGAACtaagaaaaaaacttaaacAAGAATTACCTAATATCTAAAAAGGAAAgcagattaaaataaaactcaagTTAAATAAGATATTCCTAAACTCAATAAACTCAGCTCTGATgcataaaagaatttaatgcaTCAAACTCCAACAAAAGCAAAGGGACCAGTTAAAGTGACAAGGATGAGATGTCCTCTAAAGGCAAGATTTTAATAGGCATACAATCAACTGAAATAGGATCAAGTGGGTAGATGAGTTGATTATATTACGTGTGCAGGATGAAAGCAGGATGCACTGGCCATATGCTACACTTTGCCAAGATGAAATGGCAAAGAAGCAGTAgtaagaataactgaaatgcacTGGCCAACAAAGGTCAGCTTATCAAAAAAGTACAGGGTCATCAAAGGAGATTTCCAGAAAGAAATACAGTAAAAGACATCCTCAAATCAAAATGGTAAAACTTTAAACCAAATGGACATTCCTAGCAGCCGCCATATTTTTCATGTAGcctttctgaaaaataaaataaaataaaatttacatggAGATAACCAAAATGAACTCAAAGCTAATAAGTGAGTAGTTTCcatctaaaatatatatggaaagaaaaatcaagaaaCCCTTACCAGCAATGTCTGCTCCAGATCATTGGTGTTAACAGTTGAGACTGCACGCAGAACATAATCAGACGGAGATAGCCCAAGCATTCTCATGTCTGATTGAAACTGAGTAACTTTTCCCCTCATTTTCTCCTCCTGAAtgttacataaataaattatgaaatgcaATTTACACACATTAAGTTCATGCTAATGGCTCTCTTGCACTTATTGTAAGGAGAATTAggttcataaataaaaattaatgtatcaTTTTCCCATTTTGAGCACTTTATGAGgttattttttgaaagtttTGACAAACCCATAAATTTA
It contains:
- the LOC102608217 gene encoding expansin-A9-like encodes the protein MASPLKALSSAAVLMLLLAAATLPNFGESHQQQNGGKHRGRRHHHRHNKPWVPHHKGHQHKRKPVHEQPQPVQPQPHPAQPVEPVQQQPQPVQPQPVQSQPQLQPQPVQPMPVEHLPPVLPGVPIAKPTHPELSSADREAHEHDFKPGPWKHAHATFYTGDTGSFGGACGYSDVTREGYGEGTTALSTTLFHNGAACGACFEIKCIDDPKSCIPGQPSLFVTATNFCPPNFHQDANDGGWCNPPREHFDIAYPAFKHIAEYKAGIVPVAYRRVSCKKQGGIKFTITGTQHWTLVTIWNVGGAGDISHVEVKGDNKLNWTPLHKNWGSKWQTSCSLEEESLTFKVTTSDGRFVISPNVTPNKYWKYGQTFEGLNFR